A genomic window from Dermacentor silvarum isolate Dsil-2018 chromosome 9, BIME_Dsil_1.4, whole genome shotgun sequence includes:
- the LOC119464567 gene encoding probable insulin-like peptide 7, producing MLIQWTTLWFGLLAACPRLAESGADVPDWNEIFSNRNDDDWARVWHVERHRRCYHELLSHMSWVCEKDIYKMRRRKRDAPLDKDADLAEVFLKPEAALSLLSSSASGKQAGGGRRKSWRRQRLGVRGIMDECCDVQTGCSWEEYAEYCPTSRRIRNRRR from the exons ATGCTGATACAGTGGACCACCCTGTGGTTCGGCTTGCTTGCCGCCTGTCCACGTCTTGCGGAATCCGGAGCGGACGTGCCCGACTGGAACGAGATCTTCAGCAACAG GAACGACGACGACTGGGCACGGGTATGGCACGTGGAACGCCACCGGCGCTGCTACCACGAGCTGCTGTCGCACATGAGCTGGGTCTGCGAGAAGGACATCTACAAGATGCGCCGCCGAAAGAGGGACGCGCCTCTGGACAAGGACGCCG ACCTCGCTGAAGTGTTTCTGAAGCCCGAGGCCGCGCTGAGCCTGCTGAGTTCATCTGCGTCTGGCAAGCAGGCGGGTGGCGGACGGCGCAAGTCGTGGCGGCGCCAGCGGTTGGGAGTGCGGGGCATCATGGACGAGTGCTGCGACGTCCAGACCGGCTGCAGCTGGGAGGAGTACGCGGAGTACTGCCCCACCAGTAGGAGGATACGCAACCGCAGGCGCTAG
- the LOC119464568 gene encoding mitochondrial uncoupling protein 2, whose product MNANSQQLQLGLAAKLTCAGSAACIADAITFPLDVAKVRLQIQGEGTTGGSRSSLKYRGVLGTVLTIARQEGPTRLYGGLGPGLQRQFCFATVRIGFYDTVKESYSMAILGHNKGGNSASVLGVRILAAVTTGALAVGMAQPTDVVKVRMQAQSGTAPRRYRNSFQAYRTIGREEGMRGLYKGMLPNIARNSIVNAAELVCYDSVKEAILSRGLLGDNISCHFVAAFGAGFCATVVASPVDVVKTRYMNAGAGLYSGAIECAVRMFHEGGLFAFYKGFMPSFVRLGSWNICMFITYEQLKRLFHHLNSGDGSSNCVIVGQDKIHLSRYSVLAEPSAAIIL is encoded by the exons ATGAACGCAAATAGCCAACAGCTACAGCTTGGCTTGGCCGCCAAGCTGACTTGTGCTGGTTCGGCTGCCTGCATAGCAGACGCCATTACTTTCCCCCTAGATGTGGCCAAGGTGCGGTTGCAG ATCCAGGGCGAGGGCACGACTGGCGGAAGTCGGTCGAGCCTCAAGTACCGTGGCGTGCTGGGCACCGTGTTGACCATCGCGCGCCAGGAAGGACCCACCCGGCTGTATGGAGGTCTCGGCCCTGGACTACAGAGGCAGTTCTGCTTCGCCACCGTGCGCATCGGATTCTACGACACCGTCAAGGAATCGTACAGCATGGCCATCCTTG GTCACAACAAGGGCGGCAACTCTGCGTCCGTGTTGGGCGTCCGCATCTTGGCCGCCGTCACCACGGGCGCGCTGGCCGTGGGGATGGCGCAGCCCACCGACGTCGTCAAGGTGCGCATGCAGGCGCAGTCCGGCACGGCGCCCCGCCGGTACCGCAACTCCTTCCAGGCGTACCGCACCATCGGCCGAGAAGAGGGCATGCGAGGACTCTACAAGG GCATGCTTCCCAACATCGCGCGCAACAGCATCGTCAACGCGGCCGAGCTGGTTTGCTACGACAGCGTCAAGGAGGCCATCCTGTCCCGGGGCCTGCTGGGGGACAACATTTCGTGTCACTTTGTGGCCGCCTTCGGAGCGGGCTTCTGTGCTACCGTGGTGGCCTCGCCCGTGGACGTGGTCAAGACGCGATACATGAACGCCGGCGCGGGACTCTACTCGGGCGCCATCGAGTGCGCCGTGCGCATGTTCCACGAGGGTGGACTCTTTGCCTTCTACAAAGG GTTCATGCCCTCGTTCGTCCGGCTAGGTTCCTGGAACATCTGCATGTTCATCACGTACGAGCAGCTGAAGCGACTGTTCCACCACTTGAACAGCGGTGACGGCTCGTCCAACTGCGTGATCGTGGGCCAGGACAAGATACATCTCTCTCGCTATTCGGTGCTGGCCGAGCCCAGCGCCGCCATCATCCTTTAA